The sequence TCAAAACTTATTTAATGAGCCTGAATCAATTCTAACCAACCTATGGTAGAAAGCAGAAGAGTGTGTATTATTGAGATAATAGTATTGAGATATTATTGAGATAAAAGTATTGAGATAACAGCTTCTGGAGCTATTACAGTAATAATATTGCCTCGCAAAGAATACTCAGATGAGCGGTTAATTGTTTCCAGCTCTGTGCTAGTATCATCCCAGTAGAATTAGGCCCAGCATGACTTCTGCTGCATTGGCCACTGTTATCACAGTGCACAGAGCACTTTCCAGTAGACATGGAAGCATTTAATCACCTAAGCGAGCACTTTCACCGCTCCAGCAGTCAGCAAAGAGCCAGTGCCCTAATGCAGCAAGTACCCATTCCAGTAATTTGCTAACTCTATTGCTTgggcagggagaagagaaatgtgCGATCTGCAGCAGAATATCTAGTGCAAATGTCATAGCAGCAGTGCCCATGTGCAAGCTAAAAGTCTGGTGCAGCCTGTGCTTCCTAATTCGCATCACATACCCCTTCCCTTTAATCAAGAAGCTACacaaattcagctttttatttcaggtgaacccaaataatttccattaatttacCATGGAAAATGCATACATCAGCCGCTAATGCAAGCTGATTAGCTTTTTGTGAGGGCCAGTCCAGAGCCTTGATGTTGAAAATGCTCATGCACCGTGTTCTGGCTGGATAAACGAAACGTATGTGAACTGTCAGCATTGGGGTGCGTAGCTGGCATCTGCAAGCATATGTTGCTCCTTCCTTCAATTGTCCTCCCCCTTCCTTGCAATTACACCCACCGATTATATTTAGGATTCATTGACATTGCAGTCACTTCTGTGTGGGCATGGTCGAGCTGGTTTGGAGTGAGCTCATTTGGCTCCAGATAGcactgcagccagcccagcatGGGGCTCGGTGCAACAGAAGCCAGATAAACACCTCAGTGCCTTTACCAACACTGACTGcagtgggctgctgcagcttttggGACATGAATGAGGTTCTTTAACACCATCTGAGGCACATGGGCAATAAGCAGCAAGGATTTCAGGGCAGGGCAATGGTGCTGTGTGCCAGGGAGAGGCTGGGTGTGCGGTGCACCAGGGCTGGTGGGCTGAAGCAGATAGGCTAACTTATTGAGGGGGGATCAGCCTGGGGATCACTGTCCCGAGGGCTCAAGCTGTGCCCCCAAATCtgaaccaccaccaccaccaagacATGCAACTGTGTGAAGCAAACCAAAACCTGTGGATATAATGAACTAACTCTTGCCCCTCCAGCTGCGGGGCTGGGTCTGAGCCTTCACGGGGTGCCCCAGGGGGTGGCTAGCTGCACGGAGGGGACTCGGGGACGGCCCACGGCGGCCAGGCCGCGGCGGGggccccctctctcccctcctccgCCCGGGGAGGCGGGGATGGAGGCAGTGGCGCTGCCAGGCCCCGCCTGGGCCGGCTGAGGGGCGGGCGCTGCCGCCGAGCTCCTACTACCGCCGGCGGGACCGGGCAGCGGTAGGAGccggcgggggctgcggggctggggcggGCAGGGAGGCGGGGGCAGCTCGGCCGCCTCTCCCCGCTGCCCGGCGGACAGAGAGGAGCGGGCGGCTTGTGGAccccgaggaggaggaagaggaggaagaggaagggtaCAGGAGTACTCTGTGGTTGCTGACCGAGCGTTTTGGGGTCTGTCCCCCCACCATCCAGGCACCCGTGGGGTCCATGAGTCCCGGGCTTGCAGCCCCCCTCGGCTTGGGCAGCTCGGCGGTGTGGTGGTGGCAGTGAGATGGGGGGCAACCTGGGCTGCCACCGCTCCATTCCCCGGGACCCCAGCGACCTGTGCCACAGCCGCAAGTTCAGCGCGGCATGCAACTTCAGCAACATCCTGGTCAACCAGGAGAGGCTCAACATCAACACGGCCACGGAGGAGGAGCTGATGACCCTGCCCGGGGTTACCCGGGTGGTGGCCCAGAACATCGTGGAGTACCGCGAGTACATTGGTGGCTTCAAGAAGGTGGAGGACCTGGCGCTGGTCAGTGGGGTTGGGGCGGCCAAGTTGGAGCAGGTCAAGTTCGAGATCTGTGTGAGCAGCAAGGGCAGCTCGGCGCAGCACTCACCCAGCTCCCTGCGGAAGGACCCGGCCTCCGAGCACTACCTGTCCGTCACCAAGATCAACATCAACACTGCCACGCCGGCGCAGCTCATGAGCATCCGCGGCATCACGGAGAAGATCGCCAACAGCATCGTGGACTACCGGAAGGAGCACGGGCCCTTCAAAAGTATCGAGGACCTGGTGAGGATGAACTGCATCAACTCCTCCTTCCTAGACAAAATTAGGCATCAGATTTTTGCAGAGAGGTCCCGGCCCCCTTCGACAAACACCAACGGTGGCCTCAACTTCACGGCCAAGCCTCATCCCAGCCCCACTTCGCTAAGCCTCCAGAGCGAGGACTTGGATTTTCCCCCCGGGGGCCCAACCCAAATCATCTCCACTCGCCCGTCGGTGGAGATGTTCGGGGGGCTGAGGGACGGCAGACCCGTGCTGAGGGTGGCCACCTGGaacctgcagagctgctccgtTGAGAAGGCCAACAACCCGGGCGTGCGGGAGGTCGTCTGCATGACGCTGCTGGAGAACAGGTAAGAGGCAGCTCTTGTCTGGTAGTCCGAGCTTCCCATGGGATCCTAGGTCAATGCCTTTTGGGTTTTAGAGCAGTGTAATGTCCCGTAGTGATCCTGGTACTTTGCGTGTCTCATTGCTTCCTGGGATTATTAAATGCTTCCTGCTTCTTGTGGTGGATTTCTGATTGAGTTCTAATGCTGGGGCTGCAGTCACTGTCGCATGGTGGAGCCACCGTAGTCCTTAGAAGGTGATAGCCCACCTGAGGATGTGCATGGGTATTTATGCTCGTCAGTATGGAAAAGATTGAGCTGTTATGGTTGGTCGCAGTGGGCCTGCTAAGACTTGTTACTGTGGTCGAGGACAGGTTCTTCATCAAGGCGTTAGCCTTTTGAACAGGTTACAGGCTTGTCTTCCCTACCAGAAGCCAGGAGGGAATACCAGGAGAAGGGCTGCTCTGTGTATACCCTGTTTCTCACAGTGTTTTCCCAAGCATCTTAGTGCCACTTGGGGAGGCTGGATacagagctgcttctgcctttCTCAGAGCCTTGCAGCAGTTATGTTCTCATTGCCAAGCTGAGACCTTCCAGCGTTTCTTCTctaaaaagttttgtttgggTGTCAACCTCCTTAACCTCAGTGTTGGGGCTGTAGTCTGCCCTCTCTTGGACCCACTCTTCATTGGGGGGGGAAATCAAAAGACTTCAGAGCACACTCGGTATGTTTTGGGCAGTGTAATGAGCGTAGAATGCCACAGCTTGTCTCATGAGGGTGACACAGGTCATTAACAAGCAGTCATCAGGTGCTTGCTAATCTGGGGGTGCTGCTCATCTGCAAGGTGTGGGGCAGTTCCCTGGGCTGCCCCTGTGCCAGGCTGGTGCAAACCCACTGCATCTTCCCTCTGCCCTGGCGGCAGGGCACctgctggggagagctgggctgctgaCACTTGCTCCgggcagccagccagccctgaTTTTGCTGGGTTTATGGGCACGGAGCAAGATCTGTTTGTGGTGTGGTCAGTGGCTGGGCTGACCTTTGCTACTAAAGGGGGATAGTGCTTCTCCTGTTCATGGCTGAGAAGCCAAGAGCAATTTTTGTAAGGTaggcacacagcagagctgggggtaTCTCTCTGCCAAAATATCTCGTTGCTATACTCTCTGCTTTCTATAAGTTTGTAAGAATGCAATGAGGGTTTCACAGTAACTTTtgccctttcctttccacatgTTAAATCTGTCCCAGTGGGTCTGGTGTTTGGTTTATGGCACTGGGAAGcttactttgcttttctgttcaaaCTCCCAGCTGGAAATTAGTACAGACAGGTGACTCTCAGACTACTGAAGAGGGGATAtagtggggaaaggaaacgCTGACAAACTGTTATCCTTGGGAGTGCCGAGAGCCCTgtccttctctgctgctgtcctgccgTGCTGCATAACAGCTATTGTCGGTGTGCTGGCAGAGGTCAGGCACGCTAGAAAGACAGCGACAGTGTTTTGGCATCCTGCATTGTGGTACCGTGttcctgggcagggacacctctgtgctgctttccGCCTGCCCTGCTGCGTGCTGTTTGGGCGCCTGATGCTCCGACACAGGAAGCATCTCTCACCCTCCAGCCACGACTGCTCGATAGCCAAAATGGGGATGACAGCCCAGCTAGGATTATTAGGTCCCAGTTCTGGAAGAGAAGTGGCTTTGGGGATTTCTGTGCCTTTGTTCATCTTAGGGCCTCGTCTGGTCAAGTGTTAACTGTCTGCCACTTCTGCATCTTCAGCATTGCTGGGGCACCCAAAACAACCCGCCTGTTAAAAAGGATAAGCAAAGAAAGTGACATATAAAATAAGCCTGCATGTGCATGCAGAGTGTGATCAtaactgtttgttttgctttgttttattttttagcctGCATGGCACTTTTTATCCAGCTTAACCCAGCAGGTACGTGGGTGTGCTGGGGGGTGTGAGTGGGCTCTCTGAAACCTTGAGATTTTCAAGGAGCCTGCTACAAGGAGTTTTTTCATGCTGTTCCGTTTAATTGCACAAATACCATCAATCACATGGGGAGAGCATGGGGCAATCGTTCTCTGTACTTGACCACACTTGTGATAAGTTGGAAAGAAATGAGTGAGTGATGTGCATCTACAGACAGGCCTGTGAAAGCTTCCTGGGAAAGTAAATGTGGGAACAGAGAAGTGGACGCAATGCAGGAATAAAAGTATATGTTAGGAAAAGTCTTACTCAGCACCTCAGTGAGCAATGAGAAGGAATTTCCTCTTGCTCGTGCTGTGTAGCTGCAGTCCGTGGAGCTTTGTAGCTGTAAAACAAACTTTGCAGAGCTCAGAAGCTGCCTGTGTGTGTGAAGTCCACGGtctgcctccctgccccagcttcCTGGACCCTGGAAACTGATAAAAATGACTTGCAAACTAATCTTTGCCCAGGTGAATCAGCTTCTTACTAATCTTTTACTTCTTACTAACAGATTAGTAAGAAGTTTGCTTCTTCAGTCAAAAAAACATAATTGCACAGGGCTTATCAGTGCTTCAGCCTACCAAAATCAGTGCAGTATGGAAGGTGCATGCTTAAGGAGCTCAGCGGATGGCCCATGCTTGGTCCTAGCTGGAAACTTGAGCAGCAAAGCTTTTTCTGGTGGATCTGAAGGCTATTTAGCCTGACAGCTTAGCTTGTGGGAGcgtctgcctgcctgccttgctAATGCACTTTGTGCACCACTGTCTGCATGTAAATAAGCGTGCTGCTGCGTGCTCATACCGTACGGTCCTGTGTGGTCTCGGGGGCTGGAGCGTTGCTTTGTGGCAGAATGTGTGACAGCCTGCCTCCCATAGCTTTCTAAATCCAGGAAAAATGTACAGCATGTCAAGAAGAcggttttaaaaacattaaggaGCAGCAAGGAATCTTAGTCTGAGCTGGAGATCTCTGTCCAGGGACTCTCATGCCAGTTGAAATGCTGGTTTTAATGCTTCTTTCttgtttgtggcttttttttccctcctgtctGGTTCACCTCAAATAGCTTTGAGACCCCTTGGGCTTGTTCTTTCAGGCATTAGCAAGGAGGGGAATTGCTGCTCATTTCCAGGTGAGGCCAGATGATGAGCTTCTTCAAGCCTCGGGCAGCCTTTGCACTGGGAGAGCAGTGttgcaggaagggaaaaggacaatgccttcatttgtttttatttcatttaaggaaaaaaataaggcaagaaAAGGTCAAACTTCACACAGAGAAAtctgctggaggagggaaaaTATACTCCACACTCTCCCCACAGTGCTAAATTTCTTAAGAATAGCAGCAAGAGGAGTGTGTACCAAATAAGGGAGTATGACTGCTACTGCTAAGCTATTTTGAAATCCACCACTGCGGCACgaaaatagagaaatacagCAAGGTCCTCAGTCTCTTTCTTATATTTCAAGGATCTATGTTTATGACTGTGTTTGGAGTGGAGGACAGAGGTGTTTTCATTCAGAGGACTAGAGAGTAATTTTAGAAGAGATTAACATGGTGAACGTGGAGGCGAGCATGACACTTAATTGGATTAAAGTATCAAACGTGGGTGAATTTGCCCAAACCCCTGGCATTTCTTGCAGACGTGGTACAGCAGATGTGGGATTTGTTTAAGGCAGGACAGAGCTGGCATTCCTTGCAGGCTGCAGGTCGCCTCTTCCAGCTGCCATCAGCTCTTGAGGCTGGGGAGAAGTCACCAACAGTTTATTtgcacctcaaaaaaaaaaaaaaagtagcatgtGTTTGACATGGCGAGTTCAGATCGAATGCACCTGCTTCTTCATGGGGAGGATTCGCAGCCCCAGTGGAGATGTTTTCTCTGGCCAAGGTCAACAGAAGAACACGAGGGTTGTCCCCTACCTGAGGGAAGGGAATGCTTTCCTCTCTTCATCCATACCTGCATGAAACTTCTCCCTCCTGGCCATAAACTGAGCTCATGGCTGCTGTGGcaccccacaactgctctctctgGCTGGGATGTGCTGCGTGACTGCAGGGTGACCCAGGTGAGTGTTGTGCCAGGTGATGCACAGAGCACCCTGGGGATACATCTTCTAGTTTAATTGCTTGCTTGGAAGCTTGCTTGTAGCTGAGGGCAGCAATTAGCTGTGCATGTTCCCCAGCACGTTTTGTGGGGGAGGCTTTCCAACTGGTGGAAGTTGTGCTTCACAGTACCGAGCAGGAattttttgaagacttttttttttttttttttttgccttgtaaTGATACTTTGCAATTGAGTAAATGGAAATTGACAGTCTGAAAGGCTCACTCTCGAACCCTCActctctcaaaaaataaataatactaattaaaaaaaaaaaagcatgtggtGGGAAGATAATGAAGCACTAGGGTTGGGGCTCACATTCCAGGGACCGTGGCTCTGGCTCCTTCCAGATGTCAGGCGACTCAGGCTGgccttttcctctgctgctgtctaAGCTCAGCTTGTTGGTGCAGTTAGCCCTTTCTGATGCAAAACGTGTGTAATAAAGCCTTAACACCTGTTGCACAAACTGCTGTAGAGCAACAAACACAGGTGCTATTGTGAGGCTGtgatttctctctcctcttggCATGGTTTCCCTGTTGGTTCTTGTCTGTTATCTTTTCCAACATGCCAGCACTGCGACCCGTTACCTGTCTGCAGCTGGGTTTGATGTCAGCGGAGAGGTCTGTAAGGTAAGAATTTGGTATGCTGTCCCTCACTTTCCTTTGCTCAGAGACCTGTGtcagggctcctgctgcaggaaggtgaAGCTCGGCCCCAATCTGCCTCCCAAAAGGCAGTGGGCGGACAGACATTCCCCTGGTAATGGATTCAACACCTCTTCCCCAACAAGCTGGGAGAGCCCACAGGGACCAAGGGCAAGGAGAAAGTGGCTGCTTCTTTAGGAAGGATGAGGTGGTGGACCTCCAACCTGCTGCTTTGTGGTCGTGTTTCCTAGCAGAATGATGGAAAGGGAACGTATCCCCCACACAGACAGCATCTGGTAGTAGTAGCAGCAGCTCTTGCATGCCCCAGAGGCTCGGCACCAGGCTGCATTTGTCATTTCTCTCCCGTCACCACCACTCTCGGCGACCCGGCAGAGCCCTGAGGTGTTTCTGCTCTGTGActctttctgtgtctgtttgttttttctccatcagGCTAATGCCATGCTGGGGCCCTGCCAAGAATAATTCCCCTGCAATAAAAGAGCAGGAAAGAGGCCTGGCTCAAGTAACTCGGCTGTGCTAATAAGTCTTAAACTGCAAAAGAACAAATGCACCCTCCCCTCCTTATGTAATGTGTAGGAAATCCTGCCATCTGCGACTCCAGGAAAACGCTTGAGAATAAAGGGGTTTTTGAGATGGTATCTTCTAGGGGTACTTTGCAAAGAGGTTTCGTTATGAACACTGCAAGTAGAGATACATGTCAAGCCATTCAGTTGCATCTCATGATACCTCTGAGGACAAAAATTGGGGTGGGtttgtgtgggttttgttgttactgttgttttttttgtcctctAACCCTGTGACCTTTGCAGGgactttctcttttaaagggTGATCGGAGCATCTGGCTTCCTTTCAGTGTAACTGAGCTTATTCCTTGAACATCTGAGCAACTGTCCCTAATCAGCCCTTTCTACCTGTGTGCCACCCTTAAAGATGAGAATGTGGCTGGAGGAGCAGTGTAGGTAAAGGTCAGCTCatccacagaaaataaaacctactTTTCCCGACTTCTATTCTGAtcttcctctgcccctgctgttTGTACCACAGAGCCTGACTGAAATGGAACAGATCAGCGAGGAAAGCATTTGTTATATACATACAACGTTTCCAACATGTGGACTCGATACATCTGGCAGCACTTAATGTCTGCATAGTTTCAATCCATGCCTTCGGGGCTATTCTGCATGTTTGTTTCACATCACTGGGTTCAAGTTGCTGGTTGCAGGTATTCTGGTAAATCTGAGCTGCCAAATTTACTTCTGCAGAATTTGCTGTATCCTGCATAGCAAATATCGAATGGATCAGCTGACTTGTGGTGATAGGCAGGTGAAGCGAGTAACCAGCATTTTATTGCCTGCTTCAGGGACCACAAGGCTATAACCTCATCCTGCTTGGCTTCTCAGAAGAGTTACGCTGCCTGAGTATAGAGAGCAGAGTAGGTATCTGTGCATAGGGCTGCATCCTGTAAGAAGAAATCTTTAATGCTCTGTGATTCTTCTGCGGTTTTGGAGCTCACAGTACAGCCCTAGGAGCAGTAGTGTTGTAGCTGCAGCTTAAGAAGAGCAACAGGAGCACCCCTGAAGGCAaaaggtgctggtgctgctgtcctTACCAGGAAAGGATGGGGGCAAGCCAAGCCAAGGGGCTACGAACATGGGAACTGAATCCCCCAAATTCCTGACATCATGCGAGTGGAAACTCGGTCAGCCCTGCTTAACTAGGGGAAAACACTGTCTCTGCAGCCCCGTGCTGGCCTGGCTCGCAGCTCATGCTGTGATCTCCGGCTGTGCTAAGCAGGGATGTTTCATAAATGCTGGATTTACAGATTCAGCTGCACCCTCCTTGCTGCCGGAGGTCGGCTCAGCGTGGCTGTTGCTGTCGCACTGGTAGGagagccctgctgctccagcctgtAATTAGCATTCCCTGAAGTCACTGGGAGCCCTGCCCAAATAACAATTTCCAGGCTCAGCCAGATGAGCAGGGAGAAGTTGATAGGACACAGATTATAGCGTGCatataacttatttttaaacgGCTTTGTTCTTCGTAGCAGTGCAGGTGTAAGCTGACATATGCAAGCACAGCGGCCTCACGAAATAATTACAACCAGCTGCAGTAATTTCTCAGTGCTATTATATGGTGGGGCAATGGAGACAAGAACTGTGGCACGTTATTAATAATGGTGGTTAAAAACAGGAACACAAttgctgtttcatttccagattatttttttttattttatttttacaagggGGGACTTTGCGAGCTCTGATTCACTGGAGAATAATGCTGCTGGCGAAGGAGTGTCTGAGTGCTCAAAAAGCTTTGGCAAGGTGTGGGTGAGACCTCCcaagcagctcctctcccatGCCAGAGGTGAGGATGTGCTTTCCCTCTGCCGAGGGGTTGTCTgcacctccctcccctggcGTTGGCAGCACATCCACTCCGTGGTCAAGTTGggtgctgctttccagcacGACACATATTTTAGAGCAGCTGGGAAGATCAGCCCTGCTGACCTTGTTTCCATCCTCATGGCGGGGAGGTTTCAGGAGCAGGAGCCAGGCTTCAGCCCTGCACTGTTATTTCCAGTGCTGCTGGTAAAATTACTAGAGGCTGGTAATTAAGAGGTTACTGGAGAAAGATGGTTACCCTGATTGTGCCCCTGCATGGGCAGATGTTCCAGAAGTTGAACAGCGCatgaataataagaaaaatagttCATATGGAAAAGAACATTTGAGATCATATTGTCATAGATGCTAGTGCTGGCCAGGAATATTGTGGTTATTAAACACGCTCTATCTGCAGCGAGATGAGTCCAGCAGGCAGTCCCCAGCGACctatatgttatttttttccccctactcAAGTGCTGCATTACTGCATGGACCATGCTCCAGGGCATGTTGATTCATTGCAGTGACTGTCTAAACGGGGCAACGCGGGGCTGTTCGGAGACACCCAGCTTTATTCTGAACAATTCAGGTGAGTTTCAGACCGGGCATTGTGCTGCATTTTTCCAGGGCTCCAGCTGAGCTAATTAACCTTGTTTCCATCCATGGCTCTCTCCCCCCGGAGCTGGGTTGTGCTGGGCTGTTTGCAGCATCCCAGCCGGCTCATGTGGTTTGGGTTCCTCTAGCTAATGCTGGCATACTCACTTCTGGTTTGTGAGGGCACCTCGGTGCTCTGCGGGCTGTCTGTCTGCCCCATGTCTGTGTGGGACTGTGAGGCAGTGCAGTAATGCCCCCCTGCTCTTTTTGGACTAAGTCCCACCAGACAAAGCTATTCCTGGGAGCAATTTGTGCCTTAGATTTATATggatgaggaagaagagaaggaattgGGAAGTTTCCTT comes from Aythya fuligula isolate bAytFul2 chromosome 2, bAytFul2.pri, whole genome shotgun sequence and encodes:
- the EEPD1 gene encoding endonuclease/exonuclease/phosphatase family domain-containing protein 1: MGGNLGCHRSIPRDPSDLCHSRKFSAACNFSNILVNQERLNINTATEEELMTLPGVTRVVAQNIVEYREYIGGFKKVEDLALVSGVGAAKLEQVKFEICVSSKGSSAQHSPSSLRKDPASEHYLSVTKININTATPAQLMSIRGITEKIANSIVDYRKEHGPFKSIEDLVRMNCINSSFLDKIRHQIFAERSRPPSTNTNGGLNFTAKPHPSPTSLSLQSEDLDFPPGGPTQIISTRPSVEMFGGLRDGRPVLRVATWNLQSCSVEKANNPGVREVVCMTLLENSIKLLAVQELVDREALEKFCMELNQPTLPNIRKWKGPRGCWKGVVSEKPSGQLHKGVEYSGFLWDTTAGIELKDASSQENVQTNGNGKYSYPHPYLARFKFGMNDLTLVNLHLALASAAGENTGKNHDSHKLATFAQTLQETLKGEKDVIILGDFNQAPDSSDHDILRKEKFHHLVPSGTFTNISTKNPQGCKSLDNIWISRSLKKVFTGHWAVVREGLTNPWIPDNWSWGGVASDHCPVLAEFYMEKDWNRKEVTRNGNGVTLERNDLNTKHER